The DNA region TCCTCGGCGCGGGGACGGACTACGGGTTCTTCCTGGTCGGACGCTACCGCGAAGCCCGCGCCCAAGGGCAAAGCAACGAGGACGCCTACTACGACGCCGTGCGCGGGGTCACGCACGTCATTCTGGGCTCTGGCTTCGCGGTGACCGGCGCGATGTTCTGCCTCGGCTTCACCCGTCTGAACTACTTCAGCACGATGGCGGGAGCCTGCTGCGTGGGCATGCTGCTGACCACGCTGATCGCCCTGACGATGGGCCTGGCGATGCTCGCCTTGGGCGGCAAGTTCGGCTGGTACGACCCGAAGCAACAGGCTTCGAACAGGGGGTGGCGCAAGGTCGGCGCCATTGTCGTCCGGTGGCCGGTCCCGGTGCTCGCCGCGAGCTCGGTCCTGGTCGTCATCGGAGCCGTCACCGTGTTGACCTACCACGTCGACTACGACGATCAGCACTCCCAACCGGATTGGACCGCGTCCAACCTCGGCTTCCAAGCCGCCGACCGGCACTTCCCGCCCGGCAAGATGAACACCGAGATGCTCATGGTCGAAGCGGACCACGATCTGCGCAACCCTGCGGACATGGTCGCCATCGAGCGCGTCGCGAAGACGATCTTCCGCGTCCCTGGGATCGCGGAAGTGCAAGGCATCACCCGGCCCGAGGGGCATCCGCTCGAACACGCCACGCTCGCGTACGCGCTCGGCAACAACGCGTCGAACTCCGCGGCGACGCTGGAAGTGACCAAAGACAACATCGCCAAGATGGAGCAGTTGGCCGAGGTCACGACGCACACAGAACTCATCTCGGAGAAACAGCTGTCCGTGCTCAAGGACCAACTCGCCCTCCAAGAAGAGCAAGCGGACATCTCGCACGACTCGCTGGCTTCCGCCCAACGCCTCACTGCTCTGACCGACCAGATCCGAAACGACGTGGGCTATCTCGACGACTATCTGCGCCCGTTCCGAAACTACTTCTACTGGGAGACCAACTGTTGGGAGCTGCCCTGGTGCTGGGTGGGCAGATCGACATTCGACATGTTGGACCAGTTCGACAAACAAGCTGACGAGACCGCGATCAGCATGAACAACGCCCAACGCACAGACGCGCTGCAGCCGAGGATCATCGCGCTCACCAAACAGAACATCGCGCTGACCGAAGAGACGATCGCGCAGACGAAGAAGCAGCTCGATCTGACACGCGAGCAGATCAGCATCCAAAAAGCACAGTTGACGCTGACCGAGTCCGGGCTTCCGGACGCGCTGCCGATAGGGAAGGCATACGACGACGCCCGCAACGACGAGGTGTTCTACATGCCCCCGTCCGCGTTCGTCAACCCGGACTTCAAGATCGGGCTCGAGTTCTTCATGTCCTCGGACGGCAAGGCCACCCGGTTCATCATCACGCACGAAGGCGACGCGCTGAGCGAGGCGGGCGTGCAGCACGCGCGGGCTGTCCTTGAAGCAACCGCGCAGGGCATCAAAGGGACTTCTCTCGCTGGGTCGAAAATTTATCTCGGCGGCGCGGGATCGAATTACATGGACATCCAGGACGCGGCCGATCTCGACTTCGTCATCGCGGCGATCTGCGCCTTCGCGCTGATCTTCTTGATCATGCTGTTCATCACCAAGAGCCTCGGCGCAGCGCTGACCATTGTCGCCACGGTGGCGTTCTCTTACACCGGGGCGTTCGGCATGGGCGTCCTGATCTGGCAGCACATCCTGCACAAACCGCTCAGCTGGCTC from Segniliparus rotundus DSM 44985 includes:
- a CDS encoding RND family transporter, encoding MSQPISAIPPTKRPFFAKTIRALAVPVIIFWLLFAAVVEIFPPQIDTSSITLAGPMVPLDSPSQKAMLHIGDVFHESTSTSIVMIVLEADGRKLDAQDHQYYDDLLRRLQADKKHVQYVMDLWGKKVTSAGAQSNDGKSAYVLVRLSGNIGEAEATESVNAVRNRVWADTHPQQYPNTPGLKPVPQGLKVYVTGPAALASDTIQVATDSMRWILYLTLFMIIVRMLLLYRSPIAAILQYVVVVTELLAARGLVSALANMHLIPISTFAANFVVTIVLGAGTDYGFFLVGRYREARAQGQSNEDAYYDAVRGVTHVILGSGFAVTGAMFCLGFTRLNYFSTMAGACCVGMLLTTLIALTMGLAMLALGGKFGWYDPKQQASNRGWRKVGAIVVRWPVPVLAASSVLVVIGAVTVLTYHVDYDDQHSQPDWTASNLGFQAADRHFPPGKMNTEMLMVEADHDLRNPADMVAIERVAKTIFRVPGIAEVQGITRPEGHPLEHATLAYALGNNASNSAATLEVTKDNIAKMEQLAEVTTHTELISEKQLSVLKDQLALQEEQADISHDSLASAQRLTALTDQIRNDVGYLDDYLRPFRNYFYWETNCWELPWCWVGRSTFDMLDQFDKQADETAISMNNAQRTDALQPRIIALTKQNIALTEETIAQTKKQLDLTREQISIQKAQLTLTESGLPDALPIGKAYDDARNDEVFYMPPSAFVNPDFKIGLEFFMSSDGKATRFIITHEGDALSEAGVQHARAVLEATAQGIKGTSLAGSKIYLGGAGSNYMDIQDAADLDFVIAAICAFALIFLIMLFITKSLGAALTIVATVAFSYTGAFGMGVLIWQHILHKPLSWLVLPISFIIIVAVGSDYNLMLISRYKEEVATGAGLKTALIRAMGSTGAIVTTAGAIFAGTMFGMLISHLNSIRQVGTTVGIGLLMDTLLIRTFVTPSIATLLGRWFWWPMRVRPRPVSLLRK